The following are encoded in a window of Cryobacterium sp. CG_9.6 genomic DNA:
- a CDS encoding aminotransferase class I/II-fold pyridoxal phosphate-dependent enzyme, with amino-acid sequence MNERILLSAPDVGEREEAYVVAAMRSGWIAPLGPDVDLFEQEMAARVGVAHGVALSSGTAALHLGLLGLGAGPGTVVVTATMTFVATANAIVYTGAEPYFVDSDAYTGNVHPGLLREALHRLTASGERVAAIVPVDLLGKAADYKEIDRVAAEYGVPVLADAAESLGAHYRGRAVGSLAAASVVSFNGNKIMTTSGGGMLLTDDARLAEHSRSLSTQARLPVTHYEHAEVGYNYRMSNILAALGRGQLTRFDGMLARRRRIRETYRSLFAGVPGVTIFGGENDAEDNCWLTAVLVDADTAGWSAADLGASLRAVNIETRPLWKPMHLQPVYAGARSTLNGQAQRLFETGVSLPSGSALRGTDVDRVAAALQDFVTVYS; translated from the coding sequence ATGAACGAGCGCATTCTTCTGTCGGCTCCCGATGTGGGCGAGAGGGAGGAAGCCTATGTGGTTGCGGCGATGCGCTCCGGCTGGATCGCACCGCTCGGCCCCGACGTGGACCTGTTCGAGCAGGAGATGGCCGCTCGGGTGGGCGTGGCCCATGGTGTGGCCCTGAGTTCGGGGACAGCCGCCCTCCACCTGGGACTGCTCGGTCTCGGAGCCGGGCCGGGCACCGTGGTGGTGACCGCCACCATGACCTTCGTGGCCACGGCCAACGCCATCGTCTACACCGGTGCCGAACCGTATTTCGTGGACAGCGACGCATACACCGGTAATGTGCACCCCGGCCTGCTGCGGGAAGCGCTGCATCGGCTCACGGCCTCCGGTGAGCGGGTGGCCGCGATCGTACCGGTGGACCTGCTGGGGAAAGCCGCGGACTACAAAGAGATTGACCGGGTTGCCGCCGAGTACGGCGTGCCGGTCCTCGCGGACGCGGCGGAGTCGCTGGGGGCGCACTACCGCGGGCGGGCCGTCGGATCGCTTGCCGCGGCATCCGTGGTGTCATTCAACGGCAACAAGATTATGACCACCTCCGGTGGCGGGATGCTCCTCACCGATGATGCCCGGCTCGCCGAGCACAGCCGTTCGCTGTCGACGCAGGCCCGGTTGCCGGTTACCCACTACGAACACGCCGAGGTGGGATATAACTACCGCATGAGCAACATACTGGCGGCGCTCGGCCGGGGCCAACTGACCCGGTTCGACGGCATGCTCGCCCGGCGACGCCGCATTCGCGAGACCTACCGGAGCTTGTTCGCTGGTGTGCCCGGCGTGACGATCTTTGGCGGCGAGAACGACGCCGAGGACAACTGCTGGCTCACAGCGGTGCTGGTGGACGCCGACACGGCCGGGTGGTCGGCCGCGGATCTGGGGGCGTCGCTGCGCGCGGTGAACATTGAGACTCGGCCACTCTGGAAGCCCATGCACCTGCAGCCGGTGTACGCCGGTGCCCGCAGCACACTGAACGGCCAGGCACAGCGCTTGTTTGAGACCGGGGTGAGCCTGCCGAGCGGCTCCGCGCTGCGGGGTACCGACGTCGATCGTGTCGCTGCCGCCCTGCAGGACTTCGTCACCGTGTACTCATGA
- the wecB gene encoding UDP-N-acetylglucosamine 2-epimerase (non-hydrolyzing), with product MTDVPLLKIMTIVGTRPEIIRLSATIKRLDAHTNHVLVHTGQNYDYELNEVFFADLGLRRPDHFLQADTRSLGAVLGSILVKTEAILLEEKPDAVLVLGDTNSCISALMAKRLKIPVFHMEAGNRCFDENVPEETNRRLVDHIADYNLVYTEHARRNLLAEGLHPSRILLTGSPMREVLAGNAAQIAESDVLTRLGLTAGRYFVVSLHREETVDDAVRLSSVLQALTQLAAEHRMPVLVSTHPRTRDRLPGHTTDALTLHPPFGFNDYVKLQQSARLVLSDSGTISEESLILGFPAVTLRDAIERPEALDAGGMLTLGVTPAAILDGVRLALAAFDADGPATPPWEYDVTDTSRRVLAFLRSTAHSHHARSGIRRP from the coding sequence ATGACCGATGTTCCCCTGCTCAAAATCATGACCATTGTCGGGACTCGGCCCGAAATCATTCGTTTGTCGGCAACGATTAAGCGCCTTGATGCCCACACGAACCATGTGCTCGTGCACACCGGTCAGAATTACGACTACGAGCTCAATGAGGTGTTCTTTGCCGATCTGGGTCTGCGACGGCCCGACCATTTTTTGCAGGCCGACACCCGCTCCCTCGGGGCGGTGCTCGGCTCCATTCTGGTGAAGACCGAAGCGATTCTGCTCGAGGAGAAGCCCGATGCCGTACTCGTGCTTGGCGATACGAACAGCTGCATCTCGGCGTTGATGGCCAAGCGGCTCAAGATCCCCGTCTTTCATATGGAGGCTGGAAACCGCTGCTTTGATGAGAACGTACCGGAGGAAACCAACCGCCGGCTCGTGGACCACATTGCCGATTACAACCTGGTGTACACGGAGCACGCTCGACGAAATTTGTTGGCTGAGGGGCTGCATCCGTCTCGAATTCTGCTCACCGGGTCACCGATGCGTGAGGTGCTCGCGGGTAACGCGGCCCAGATCGCCGAGAGCGATGTGCTCACTCGGCTCGGCCTCACGGCTGGCCGGTATTTTGTGGTGAGCCTGCACCGGGAAGAGACCGTGGACGACGCGGTGCGTCTGAGCTCGGTGCTTCAGGCACTGACCCAGTTGGCGGCAGAGCACCGGATGCCGGTGCTCGTGTCCACCCATCCGCGCACGCGGGACCGGCTACCCGGCCACACCACCGACGCCCTCACCCTGCACCCACCTTTCGGGTTCAACGACTATGTGAAACTGCAGCAGTCAGCGCGGCTGGTGCTGTCGGACAGCGGGACGATCAGTGAGGAGTCTCTCATTCTTGGGTTTCCCGCCGTCACACTGCGCGACGCGATTGAACGGCCGGAGGCGCTCGATGCGGGCGGAATGCTCACACTGGGTGTTACACCCGCGGCCATTCTTGATGGTGTGCGACTGGCACTCGCTGCGTTTGACGCCGACGGGCCGGCCACACCCCCCTGGGAGTACGACGTGACCGATACGTCTCGCCGGGTGCTCGCCTTCCTGCGTTCCACGGCGCACAGCCACCACGCACGCAGCGGAATTCGCCGTCCGTAG
- a CDS encoding NeuD/PglB/VioB family sugar acetyltransferase, with amino-acid sequence MSTELIVVGAGGFGRQTLDVVQALNRAADVPIFDLLGVVDSGLSDLNRERLEQRGEAYLGTVAEWLAYDYHALYLIGIGDPVARQSLDRLFLDAGMAAATAIHPLASIGSQATIGDGTVVCGGTQVSTNVRLGRHVHLNPNVAIGHDAVLHDFVSVNPGAIISGDVEVGNRVLIGAGAVILQGLAVGSGAVVGASACVVRHVPGDTVVMGVPAR; translated from the coding sequence ATGAGTACGGAGCTGATCGTGGTGGGAGCAGGAGGCTTCGGCCGGCAAACGCTTGACGTGGTGCAGGCACTCAACCGCGCTGCTGATGTGCCCATATTTGACCTTCTTGGTGTGGTCGATTCGGGCCTGAGCGATCTTAATCGGGAGCGCCTCGAGCAGCGTGGTGAGGCCTACCTGGGCACCGTGGCCGAATGGCTGGCCTATGACTATCACGCACTGTATCTGATCGGGATCGGCGACCCGGTGGCCCGTCAGAGCCTCGACCGCCTCTTTCTTGACGCTGGAATGGCGGCGGCCACGGCCATCCATCCGCTGGCATCGATTGGATCGCAGGCCACGATCGGCGATGGCACGGTGGTATGCGGTGGCACGCAGGTATCCACGAACGTGCGGCTCGGGCGTCACGTGCACCTCAACCCGAACGTGGCCATCGGCCACGACGCCGTGCTGCATGACTTCGTGTCAGTGAACCCGGGTGCCATCATTTCGGGTGACGTGGAGGTGGGGAACCGTGTGCTGATTGGTGCCGGAGCAGTGATTCTGCAGGGTCTTGCTGTGGGGTCTGGTGCAGTGGTGGGCGCGAGCGCGTGCGTCGTGCGGCATGTCCCCGGCGACACGGTCGTGATGGGGGTTCCGGCCCGATGA
- a CDS encoding acyltransferase yields the protein MRIEPGHPSQLVAGAARALVAAATAGARAARIVRGLAVAPRFGARGTNFVFDPAGTYTFASIFVGNNVNLGVRPTLMATRSQIRIGNNVVFGPGVTVRGGNHRFDVVGEFIVNVTDAMKRDSDDRGVHIEDDVWVGGGATILHGVTIGRGSVIGAAAVVSRSVPPYSVVVGNPGVVVRARFSRAEALAHESALYAVAERLDADALRHLHD from the coding sequence GTGAGAATTGAGCCTGGGCATCCGTCTCAACTAGTGGCGGGTGCCGCGCGTGCCCTTGTTGCTGCCGCCACCGCCGGCGCTCGAGCCGCCCGCATTGTTCGGGGACTCGCGGTGGCGCCCCGGTTCGGGGCGCGGGGCACGAACTTCGTCTTCGACCCGGCGGGAACGTACACCTTTGCGTCGATCTTCGTGGGAAACAATGTGAACCTCGGAGTGCGCCCCACTCTCATGGCAACGCGGTCGCAGATTCGCATCGGCAACAATGTGGTTTTTGGCCCCGGCGTCACGGTGCGCGGCGGTAACCATCGGTTTGACGTGGTGGGAGAGTTCATTGTGAACGTGACCGATGCGATGAAACGTGACAGCGACGATCGCGGTGTGCACATTGAGGATGACGTGTGGGTGGGCGGCGGAGCCACCATTCTGCACGGAGTCACGATCGGGCGGGGCAGCGTTATCGGGGCGGCCGCGGTGGTGTCTCGATCCGTGCCGCCTTACAGCGTGGTGGTGGGAAACCCCGGTGTTGTGGTTCGAGCCCGGTTCTCACGCGCCGAGGCTCTCGCCCACGAGAGCGCCCTCTACGCGGTGGCGGAACGCCTCGATGCTGATGCGCTCAGGCACCTGCACGACTAG
- a CDS encoding glycosyltransferase produces the protein MSVLPVPDYPEYPRVLVRSARIHDPRIGSHGRSLGFINLIVLKHLTRFSSCFVRGTRFVRREAPQVVIVHGIHTPFLLYALLLRRTLPVRICLVLTDPPGIIRHVDGPLARRLKGLDRRLLRRLTRGFDGVIALTPALAADFAPRVPRLILEGFVNPHLATTAAAHRNPDEIHVAYAGGISTEYGVRNLVEAFRTLPDRRLRLDLYGRGTLDGWVVGQCEADARITHHGILPHDALMPHLRAAQVLVNPRPADQLFVKYSFPSKLLEYLALGVPVVSTRLAGIPDDDLVFLQLTVDDSVSALAQALSLMLSDLEAAESRARRAQQYVVEHKSQAVVGARIAAFLSALETRSGATQRGTRQRGRP, from the coding sequence CTGTCGGTTCTGCCGGTACCCGACTACCCCGAATACCCCCGGGTTCTCGTGCGTTCCGCACGTATTCACGACCCGCGCATCGGCTCGCATGGCCGCAGCCTCGGCTTCATCAACCTGATCGTGCTCAAACACCTCACCCGCTTTTCCTCGTGCTTCGTGCGGGGTACCCGGTTCGTGCGCCGTGAGGCCCCACAGGTTGTCATCGTGCACGGTATCCACACGCCGTTTCTCCTCTACGCTCTCCTGTTGCGCCGCACACTGCCGGTCCGGATCTGCCTGGTGTTGACCGACCCACCCGGCATAATTCGCCACGTGGATGGCCCCCTCGCTCGGCGGCTGAAAGGTCTTGATCGCCGCCTCCTCCGTCGCCTCACCCGCGGATTCGACGGCGTGATTGCGCTGACGCCGGCGCTCGCCGCCGACTTCGCCCCCCGTGTGCCGCGCCTTATTCTGGAGGGTTTCGTTAACCCTCACCTCGCAACCACGGCTGCCGCACACCGGAACCCCGACGAGATCCATGTGGCCTACGCCGGCGGAATCAGCACCGAGTACGGCGTGCGCAACCTTGTCGAGGCATTTCGCACTCTGCCTGACCGCCGGTTACGACTCGATCTGTATGGCCGTGGAACCCTCGACGGCTGGGTGGTGGGGCAGTGTGAAGCGGATGCTCGCATCACCCACCACGGAATCCTCCCGCACGACGCCCTGATGCCCCACCTGCGCGCCGCCCAGGTTCTGGTGAACCCCCGCCCGGCCGACCAGCTCTTCGTCAAGTATTCGTTTCCCTCGAAGCTTCTCGAATACCTGGCCCTCGGTGTGCCCGTGGTCTCCACCCGCCTCGCGGGGATCCCCGACGACGATCTCGTATTCCTTCAGCTCACCGTCGACGACTCGGTGTCGGCGCTGGCGCAGGCGCTGAGCCTTATGTTGAGTGATCTCGAGGCGGCCGAGAGTCGGGCCCGCCGCGCACAGCAGTACGTTGTGGAACACAAATCCCAGGCCGTCGTCGGCGCGCGCATCGCCGCATTTCTCAGCGCACTGGAAACGAGGTCAGGTGCCACCCAACGTGGCACACGACAGAGAGGAAGACCGTGA
- a CDS encoding glycosyltransferase, producing MNRQRIVQHSFGSIGSGGPIGALARVMNSQITGEFEFRHVAQPAAAGGVNLRLVRRMARQMRDFHPHLAHIRGLGNEGFHGVLAARLAGVPRILVSVHGSVRDLVHGRGSTRRALVGWVLEPLTLRLATHVVTVCEDALDKPVLAPVWRKVVGVVPNGVEVVRSSTADQRRRVRRELNIQPHDVALICVGRLVLDKGQVDLLAALDGLTPLPGAIVHVLLVGDGPDRAPIARAAASVSSSNRVHLLGQRDDVPALLAAADVAVFPTLHENLSNALLEAMAAALPIVATRVGGNTEVLRNGGGVLVPPGDPFALAAALQTLIVDAELRTVVGQAARATVENGYTTGHMVARLAQVYRAILAADRRGSVARGPEPEPRVLLLGFTINDKVLSAIAAISPAPPFKPTTSPGTSWERCNRPAPRCRSCRFCRYPTTPNTPGFSCVPHVFTTRASARMAAASASST from the coding sequence ATGAACAGGCAGAGAATCGTGCAGCATTCCTTCGGGTCGATTGGGTCCGGCGGCCCCATCGGTGCGCTCGCCCGGGTTATGAACTCTCAGATCACCGGCGAATTCGAGTTTCGTCACGTTGCCCAACCAGCTGCTGCCGGAGGGGTGAACCTCAGGCTGGTGCGCCGCATGGCACGGCAGATGCGTGATTTTCATCCGCATCTCGCCCACATCAGAGGGCTAGGGAATGAGGGTTTCCACGGTGTTCTCGCGGCGAGGCTCGCCGGAGTGCCACGGATTCTGGTGTCGGTGCATGGCTCCGTTCGTGACCTCGTGCACGGCCGCGGCAGCACGCGGCGGGCTCTCGTCGGATGGGTTCTCGAACCGCTGACCCTGCGCCTCGCCACCCACGTGGTGACGGTCTGTGAAGACGCACTCGACAAACCCGTGCTGGCTCCCGTCTGGCGCAAAGTCGTGGGTGTGGTGCCCAATGGGGTGGAGGTGGTGCGCTCATCTACGGCGGACCAACGACGGCGGGTCCGCCGTGAACTCAACATTCAGCCCCACGATGTGGCACTCATCTGTGTCGGGCGGTTGGTGCTCGACAAGGGACAGGTCGACCTTCTCGCGGCACTGGACGGGTTGACACCCCTGCCCGGTGCAATCGTGCATGTGCTGCTGGTGGGAGATGGCCCCGACCGGGCTCCTATTGCGCGCGCAGCGGCATCCGTCTCATCGTCGAATCGGGTGCACCTGCTCGGCCAGCGTGATGACGTGCCGGCCCTGCTCGCCGCGGCAGATGTGGCCGTATTTCCCACCCTGCACGAGAATCTGTCGAATGCGCTCCTCGAGGCCATGGCGGCCGCCCTCCCCATCGTGGCCACGCGGGTGGGTGGAAACACCGAGGTCCTCCGAAATGGCGGCGGGGTGCTCGTGCCGCCCGGTGATCCGTTCGCGCTCGCCGCGGCCCTGCAGACACTCATTGTCGACGCCGAGCTGCGCACTGTCGTCGGTCAAGCAGCGCGCGCCACGGTCGAGAACGGCTACACGACCGGTCATATGGTGGCACGGCTCGCGCAGGTGTACCGAGCCATTCTCGCCGCGGACCGGCGGGGCTCGGTGGCCCGGGGCCCCGAGCCCGAGCCGCGGGTTCTTCTCCTGGGCTTCACCATCAACGACAAGGTCCTAAGCGCAATCGCCGCGATCAGCCCGGCACCCCCATTCAAACCCACAACTTCGCCTGGAACCTCGTGGGAGCGCTGCAATCGGCCGGCTCCACGGTGTCGCTCCTGTCGGTTCTGCCGGTACCCGACTACCCCGAATACCCCCGGGTTCTCGTGCGTTCCGCACGTATTCACGACCCGCGCATCGGCTCGCATGGCCGCAGCCTCGGCTTCATCAACCTGA
- a CDS encoding NAD-dependent epimerase/dehydratase family protein, translated as MNTVSDAGSTHPPPITAAPSGGPGVVLTGAHGFLGWHTRVALREAGVLTRVLPLGAPFDVARAAETLSGADRIVHLAGVNRGTDGDIAEGNVLLARQVSDALSRCEHPPPLVVFANSVQSGNGSVYGEAKARAAEALTVAADNVGARFENVRLPNLFGEHGRAHYNSVTATFCHQLAHGGEPVVHHDRELVLLHAQNAAELLIGNLSAAAASAREVVSSVGALLDELRGMAAAYRGGEIPDIRLPFQRDLFNTYRSSAFGPEAPFVLDRRTDARGSFVEVVRTHGGSGQHSFSTTVPGASRGDHYHRRKVERFTVLSGTATISLRRLFFDQVLEFAVSGENPMSIDMPTMWAHKITNTGQDVLFTSFWANEPFNAQQPDTSAEAVQS; from the coding sequence GTGAATACCGTGAGTGATGCGGGTTCGACTCACCCGCCGCCGATCACGGCTGCGCCGTCCGGCGGGCCCGGTGTGGTGCTGACGGGAGCGCACGGGTTTCTCGGCTGGCACACCCGCGTGGCGCTGCGGGAGGCGGGGGTGCTCACCCGTGTCCTCCCGCTGGGAGCGCCATTCGATGTGGCTCGTGCGGCGGAAACGCTCAGCGGCGCGGACCGTATCGTCCATCTGGCCGGGGTGAACCGGGGAACCGACGGAGACATTGCCGAGGGCAATGTGCTTCTGGCCCGTCAGGTCTCGGACGCGCTGAGCCGGTGCGAACACCCGCCACCGCTGGTTGTGTTCGCAAATTCCGTGCAGAGCGGCAACGGGAGCGTTTACGGCGAGGCGAAGGCCCGCGCTGCGGAGGCGCTGACCGTTGCCGCCGACAACGTCGGTGCCCGGTTCGAGAATGTGCGCCTCCCCAATCTCTTCGGTGAGCACGGTCGCGCTCACTACAACTCGGTGACGGCCACGTTCTGCCACCAACTTGCGCACGGTGGCGAGCCGGTCGTGCACCACGACCGTGAGCTTGTTCTGCTGCATGCCCAGAACGCTGCTGAGCTCCTCATCGGAAACCTCAGCGCGGCGGCCGCGAGTGCGCGTGAGGTGGTGAGCTCGGTGGGTGCCCTGCTCGACGAGCTGCGCGGGATGGCCGCGGCGTATCGCGGCGGCGAGATTCCCGACATCCGTTTGCCGTTTCAGCGTGATTTGTTCAACACCTATCGGTCCTCTGCGTTCGGGCCCGAGGCACCGTTCGTGTTGGACCGACGAACGGATGCCCGTGGTTCATTCGTCGAGGTCGTGCGCACCCACGGGGGTAGCGGCCAGCATTCGTTCTCCACAACGGTGCCGGGCGCGAGCCGTGGCGACCACTACCACCGACGCAAGGTGGAACGCTTCACAGTGCTCTCGGGTACGGCCACCATTTCGCTGCGACGACTCTTCTTCGACCAGGTGCTCGAGTTTGCGGTGTCGGGTGAAAACCCCATGAGCATTGACATGCCCACCATGTGGGCTCATAAGATCACCAATACCGGGCAGGACGTGCTGTTCACGTCGTTCTGGGCGAACGAACCCTTTAACGCGCAGCAACCAGACACCAGTGCGGAGGCAGTGCAGTCATGA
- a CDS encoding polysaccharide biosynthesis protein, whose translation MTDSYAGKRVLITGGTGSFGHTVTSKLLQRDVAEVRVLSRDEAKQDLMRNEIADTRVRYYLGDVRDFGSVERATTDVDFVFHAAALKQVPSCEFFPMEAVRTNIVGSENVVRAAEVCGVRSLVCLSTDKAVYPVNAMGMSKAIMEKVARSHGLNNPNAGTVVSCVRYGNVMYSRGSVIPLFIRQLREGHNLTVTNPNMTRFMMSLADSVELVEFAFHNARQGDLFIRKARACTVGDLAQATINIFHSHARVDVIGTRHAEKVSEALASREELARAEDMGDYFRIRADNRDLNYGIYVEEGNPAQTQYDDYDSHTVERMSVREVERLLLTLPEVRGDLRAAGLPVERGEYRE comes from the coding sequence ATGACCGACAGTTACGCGGGCAAACGCGTGTTGATTACCGGTGGAACCGGGTCTTTCGGGCACACGGTCACGAGCAAGCTGCTGCAGCGTGACGTAGCTGAGGTTCGCGTGCTGAGCCGGGATGAAGCGAAGCAAGACCTGATGCGGAACGAGATCGCGGACACCCGAGTGCGCTACTACCTGGGCGACGTGCGCGATTTCGGCAGTGTGGAGCGCGCCACGACCGACGTGGATTTTGTGTTTCACGCCGCAGCGCTCAAACAGGTGCCGTCGTGTGAATTCTTCCCGATGGAGGCCGTGCGCACGAATATTGTGGGCAGCGAGAACGTGGTGCGTGCCGCCGAGGTGTGCGGGGTGCGCTCGCTCGTGTGCCTCAGCACCGACAAGGCCGTCTACCCGGTAAACGCCATGGGCATGAGCAAGGCGATCATGGAAAAGGTGGCACGATCGCACGGTCTCAACAACCCCAACGCCGGAACAGTGGTGTCGTGTGTTCGGTATGGCAACGTGATGTACTCCCGTGGATCGGTAATTCCGCTGTTCATTCGGCAGTTACGCGAGGGACACAACCTCACGGTGACCAACCCCAATATGACGCGGTTCATGATGTCGCTCGCCGACTCGGTGGAGCTCGTGGAATTCGCGTTCCACAACGCACGTCAGGGAGACCTGTTCATTCGGAAGGCCCGGGCCTGCACGGTTGGTGACTTGGCCCAGGCCACCATCAACATTTTCCATTCGCACGCCCGGGTTGACGTCATTGGAACCCGTCATGCCGAGAAAGTGTCGGAGGCGCTCGCAAGCCGGGAAGAGCTCGCGCGAGCCGAGGACATGGGCGATTACTTTCGTATTCGGGCAGATAATCGTGATCTGAACTACGGCATCTACGTGGAGGAGGGTAACCCCGCCCAGACGCAGTACGACGACTACGACTCGCATACGGTGGAGCGGATGTCGGTGCGCGAGGTGGAGAGGCTGCTGTTGACCCTGCCCGAAGTACGGGGGGACCTTCGGGCGGCGGGTCTGCCCGTGGAGCGCGGTGAATACCGTGAGTGA
- a CDS encoding sugar transferase, producing the protein MRDRPLRVLLITQWFDPEPAFKGLLFAQELRKRGLDVRVLTGFPNYPGGQVYPGYRIRPFTREILDGIQVLRVALFPSHDASGPRRALNYLSFAVSASIGVLCVRRPDVAYVYHPPATVGVPAMVLKLLRGVPFVYDVQDMWPESLKATGMVNSPRALTLVGHLLKRIYSASTRIVVQSRGFKDTLVERAVPASRIEVIPNWADEENISLESPSASRAAELGFAGMFTVTFAGNMGPAQDLETVLRAAELLRTENGIRFLLVGGGLELASLRRHATERGLVNVTFMDRRPVAEIGEILALSDALLVHLRDDPLFAITVPSKTQAYLLAGRPIVMAVRGDAARIIEESGAGVTCDPGNPAALADAVRTLHHLGQEERDAMGRAGHAYYREHLAVSSGSARFVTVRLRARREKSHRLLLKRAGDVIASLVGLGVLSIPLGALALLVRRHLGSPVIFTQTRPGRDGVPFQIFKFRTMTNARGVNGELLPDADRLTRFGSLLRATSLDELPELWNVLRGDMSLVGPRPLLMRYTEFFTPDERTRLDMRPGITGLAQIHGRNTASWDDRLRRDAWYVSHFSPILDLKILAHTLLQVVRRTGVVVDQQSMMLNLDDIRRSMMTD; encoded by the coding sequence ATGAGAGACCGACCGCTTCGGGTGCTGCTCATCACCCAATGGTTTGACCCCGAACCGGCGTTCAAGGGGCTTCTCTTTGCCCAGGAGCTCCGCAAGCGCGGACTCGACGTGCGGGTGCTCACGGGATTCCCCAACTACCCGGGCGGACAGGTGTATCCCGGGTACCGGATCCGCCCCTTCACCCGGGAAATCCTCGACGGAATACAGGTGCTGCGGGTCGCACTTTTTCCGAGCCATGATGCATCCGGTCCTCGTCGTGCGCTGAACTACCTCTCCTTCGCGGTTTCAGCAAGTATCGGTGTTCTCTGTGTGCGGCGCCCCGATGTGGCTTACGTGTACCACCCACCAGCCACGGTGGGTGTGCCCGCCATGGTGCTGAAACTCCTGCGCGGCGTCCCCTTCGTGTACGACGTTCAAGATATGTGGCCGGAATCCCTGAAGGCAACGGGCATGGTGAACAGTCCCCGCGCGCTCACCCTCGTGGGTCATCTGCTGAAGAGAATCTATTCGGCGAGTACCAGGATCGTCGTTCAGTCCCGGGGATTCAAGGACACCCTTGTGGAGCGGGCTGTTCCAGCGTCTCGCATTGAGGTGATCCCTAACTGGGCCGACGAAGAAAACATCTCCCTGGAATCGCCGTCGGCGTCCCGCGCTGCCGAGCTGGGGTTCGCTGGCATGTTCACCGTGACGTTTGCCGGAAATATGGGCCCCGCTCAAGACCTTGAGACGGTGCTGCGGGCGGCCGAATTGCTCCGCACCGAGAACGGCATCAGATTTCTGCTGGTGGGTGGCGGTTTGGAGCTGGCGTCCCTGCGACGGCACGCCACTGAACGTGGCTTAGTGAACGTCACATTCATGGACCGTCGACCCGTCGCAGAAATCGGTGAAATCCTTGCGCTGTCCGACGCCCTCCTCGTGCACCTTCGAGATGATCCACTCTTCGCGATCACTGTCCCGTCGAAGACACAGGCCTACCTATTGGCCGGTCGCCCGATCGTGATGGCAGTGCGGGGCGACGCCGCACGAATCATTGAGGAGTCTGGGGCGGGCGTCACCTGCGATCCCGGTAACCCGGCGGCCCTCGCCGACGCGGTTCGAACGCTCCACCACCTCGGGCAGGAGGAACGGGATGCCATGGGCCGGGCCGGGCACGCGTACTACCGTGAGCACCTGGCTGTTTCTTCGGGAAGTGCCCGCTTTGTCACCGTTCGGCTCCGTGCACGTCGGGAGAAGTCGCACCGTCTTCTTCTCAAGCGTGCCGGAGACGTGATCGCATCGCTGGTGGGTCTCGGAGTTCTCAGTATTCCCCTGGGCGCACTCGCTCTGCTCGTTCGCCGTCATCTCGGTTCCCCCGTAATCTTCACGCAGACCCGTCCCGGCCGGGACGGTGTTCCCTTTCAGATTTTCAAGTTCCGCACCATGACGAACGCTCGAGGAGTCAACGGCGAACTCTTGCCCGATGCCGACCGCCTGACCCGCTTCGGCTCACTCCTGCGGGCAACCAGTCTCGACGAACTCCCCGAGCTCTGGAACGTGCTGCGGGGTGACATGTCCCTCGTCGGGCCTCGTCCACTCCTGATGCGCTACACCGAGTTTTTCACTCCCGACGAGCGCACAAGGCTCGATATGCGGCCAGGAATCACGGGACTGGCACAGATCCACGGCAGGAATACCGCTTCGTGGGACGACCGACTGCGCCGTGATGCTTGGTACGTTTCTCACTTCTCACCGATCCTCGACCTCAAGATCCTCGCCCACACGCTGCTCCAGGTGGTGCGACGAACGGGCGTTGTTGTGGATCAGCAGTCGATGATGCTGAACCTGGACGACATACGCAGAAGCATGATGACCGACTGA